From a single Acidobacteriota bacterium genomic region:
- a CDS encoding flagellar basal body L-ring protein FlgH, with the protein MHPRRRPSAVLVVAALVVFGVAHASAQARGDKPPRPSDNYDELYHRYLSEARATERGPVDGPPAFHWMSGLAFDPRARAVNDLLTIRIVENIEAIGSADSALSKNSSATASVTKLFGLETKFPDWLDPTNLANPRSDSQFKGSGATSRSSELTATMTARVVEVLPNGDLVLEGAREIDINGDRQIIVLTGVVRPNDIGRNNVVMSPAIGQLRIRYFGRGLIRDNLQPGWLVRVLNKVF; encoded by the coding sequence ATGCATCCTAGGCGTCGCCCGTCGGCGGTGCTCGTTGTCGCGGCACTCGTCGTCTTCGGCGTGGCACACGCGTCCGCCCAGGCGCGCGGCGACAAGCCGCCACGCCCGAGCGACAACTACGACGAGCTCTATCACCGGTACCTCAGCGAGGCCCGCGCGACGGAGCGCGGCCCGGTGGACGGCCCGCCGGCGTTCCACTGGATGAGCGGCCTGGCGTTCGATCCGAGAGCGCGGGCCGTGAACGACCTCCTCACGATCCGCATCGTCGAGAACATCGAGGCGATTGGATCGGCCGATTCGGCACTCAGCAAGAACAGCAGCGCGACCGCGTCGGTGACCAAGCTGTTCGGTCTCGAGACGAAGTTCCCCGACTGGCTCGACCCCACGAACCTGGCCAACCCGCGGAGTGATTCCCAGTTCAAGGGCAGCGGCGCCACGAGCCGGTCGAGCGAGCTGACGGCGACCATGACGGCGCGCGTGGTCGAGGTCCTGCCAAACGGCGACCTGGTGCTCGAGGGGGCTCGCGAGATCGACATCAACGGCGATCGTCAGATCATCGTCCTGACCGGGGTCGTCCGTCCGAACGACATCGGGCGCAACAACGTGGTGATGTCGCCGGCCATCGGACAGCTCCGCATCCGGTACTTCGGGCGAGGGCTCATTCGCGACAACCTGCAACCGGGATGGCTGGTGCGGGTCCTGAACAAGGTGTTCTGA
- a CDS encoding flagellar basal body P-ring protein FlgI, with product MRRVIALMAVVAAMAWLAPGASAGTGGVVRVKDVATLHGVQPMPLIGYGLVVGLNKTGDRRQTIFSAQTLANMLEKLGVVVPGQQIKVENIAAVLVTAELPPFARPGARLDLTVSAIGDARSLQGGTLIATPLRGPDGSVHALAQGPLTLGGFGGGTGGNSVQVNHLTAGRVPNGGLVQVGQNAVLPDTGLLMLSLLEPDYATASRLADAIAGEFGRGAARAVDPATVAVTVPAEFRGAVADLMARLEPLTLDVDVPARVVINERTGTVVVGANVRIGTAAVAHGNLSVRISTRYAVSQPAPFSDRGETIVVPDEQVEVEETDARLVTLSEGTTLDAVVRALNALGATPRDVIAIMQALKAAGALRADLVII from the coding sequence ATGCGACGCGTGATCGCGCTCATGGCGGTGGTGGCGGCGATGGCTTGGCTCGCGCCGGGCGCAAGCGCCGGAACGGGCGGCGTGGTGCGCGTCAAGGACGTGGCCACACTCCACGGCGTGCAGCCGATGCCGCTCATCGGGTACGGGCTCGTCGTCGGCCTGAACAAGACCGGCGACCGGCGGCAGACGATTTTCTCCGCGCAGACGCTGGCCAACATGCTCGAGAAGCTCGGCGTGGTCGTGCCGGGACAGCAGATCAAGGTGGAGAACATCGCGGCGGTACTGGTCACCGCGGAGTTGCCACCGTTTGCGAGGCCGGGGGCCCGCCTCGACCTGACCGTCTCGGCGATTGGCGACGCCCGCAGCCTGCAGGGCGGGACGTTGATTGCGACGCCGCTGCGCGGGCCGGATGGTTCGGTCCACGCCCTCGCGCAGGGACCGCTCACGCTCGGGGGATTCGGCGGGGGGACGGGAGGCAACTCCGTCCAGGTCAACCACCTGACAGCCGGGCGCGTGCCCAACGGCGGTCTCGTGCAGGTGGGCCAGAACGCCGTGCTGCCCGACACGGGCCTCCTGATGCTGTCGCTGCTCGAGCCGGACTACGCCACGGCGAGCCGCCTCGCCGACGCGATTGCGGGCGAGTTCGGCCGTGGCGCCGCGCGCGCCGTCGATCCGGCGACGGTGGCCGTCACCGTGCCCGCGGAGTTCCGCGGCGCCGTCGCGGACCTCATGGCCCGCCTCGAGCCGTTGACGCTCGACGTCGACGTGCCCGCCCGGGTGGTCATCAACGAACGAACCGGAACGGTCGTCGTCGGGGCGAACGTGCGCATCGGGACCGCCGCCGTCGCCCACGGCAACCTCTCCGTCAGGATCAGCACCCGCTACGCCGTATCGCAGCCGGCGCCCTTCTCCGACCGCGGCGAGACCATCGTGGTGCCCGACGAGCAGGTTGAGGTCGAGGAAACGGACGCGCGGCTCGTGACGCTTTCCGAAGGGACCACGCTCGACGCCGTCGTGCGGGCCCTGAACGCGCTCGGGGCGACGCCGCGAGACGTCATCGCCATCATGCAGGCCCTCAAGGCGGCCGGCGCCCTGCGGGCGGATCTCGTCATCATCTGA
- a CDS encoding peptidoglycan DD-metalloendopeptidase family protein, with protein sequence MSIDLLQNVPVPLRTESRPGEAPSEAERARLSAIAQEFEAMLMLQMVRQMRQSLLDEQDDQGLGLGRSTMTDTIDVELARHLAAAGGLGLARGIEEGLWKAARPGDGGAGLVPAGGRPDAIGRGRGPVTLPALGVGPSTVLPSATTGPPSAAASNGEAAFRVPLAERVSSAFGWRSDPFHGQHRFHGGIDIAAAYGREVPTAAPGRVVFAGEQGAYGLLVTVAHADGVTTRYAHLSSVDVKVGQELAAGQVVGRVGQTGRATGPHLHFEVLVDGRRVDPVLVAEGRVPGLKSLGPGVDYPSDRVQVSAGPANGDDHED encoded by the coding sequence ATGTCGATCGACCTCCTGCAGAACGTTCCGGTGCCGCTTCGCACCGAGTCCCGGCCGGGCGAGGCCCCGAGCGAGGCGGAGCGCGCGCGCCTGTCGGCCATCGCCCAGGAGTTCGAGGCGATGCTCATGCTGCAGATGGTGCGCCAGATGCGGCAGTCGCTGCTCGACGAGCAGGACGACCAGGGACTCGGCCTGGGGCGCTCGACGATGACGGACACCATCGACGTCGAGTTGGCGCGGCATCTCGCGGCCGCCGGCGGGCTCGGTCTGGCGCGAGGCATCGAGGAGGGACTCTGGAAGGCCGCACGGCCGGGGGATGGGGGAGCCGGGCTCGTGCCAGCGGGAGGCCGGCCCGATGCGATCGGTCGCGGTCGAGGTCCCGTCACCCTCCCGGCCCTGGGTGTCGGTCCGTCGACCGTTCTGCCGAGCGCCACCACGGGGCCGCCGAGTGCCGCGGCGTCGAACGGCGAAGCGGCCTTTCGAGTGCCGCTGGCTGAACGCGTCAGTTCGGCCTTCGGCTGGCGCAGCGACCCGTTCCACGGCCAGCACCGCTTCCACGGGGGCATCGACATCGCGGCGGCCTACGGGCGCGAAGTGCCGACGGCCGCGCCCGGGCGGGTGGTCTTTGCTGGAGAACAGGGCGCCTACGGACTGCTGGTCACGGTCGCGCACGCCGACGGCGTGACGACCCGCTACGCGCACCTGTCGTCGGTCGATGTGAAGGTTGGCCAGGAACTTGCTGCAGGTCAGGTGGTTGGCCGCGTCGGGCAGACTGGCCGGGCGACCGGCCCGCACCTGCACTTCGAGGTGCTGGTCGACGGCCGCCGGGTCGATCCGGTGCTCGTCGCCGAGGGGCGTGTGCCCGGGTTAAAGTCTCTCGGGCCGGGTGTCGATTACCCCTCCGACCGGGTCCAGGTGTCGGCTGGTCCGGCGAATGGAGATGACCATGAAGATTGA
- the flgM gene encoding flagellar biosynthesis anti-sigma factor FlgM, whose protein sequence is MKIDGNRPDQLGAANQAEAAERAQQNRTTRAGRPGGDNADRVDLSPDARLLNSAVAAVKAAPDIRLDVVERAKQKLAVGELGNDPLRLADRMIDSLLSR, encoded by the coding sequence ATGAAGATTGACGGCAACCGCCCAGACCAGCTCGGGGCGGCCAACCAGGCCGAGGCGGCGGAGCGCGCCCAGCAGAACCGGACCACGCGGGCCGGCCGGCCTGGGGGCGACAACGCGGACCGCGTCGACCTGTCGCCCGATGCCCGCCTGCTCAACTCGGCCGTGGCGGCCGTGAAGGCCGCGCCCGACATTCGGCTCGATGTCGTCGAGCGCGCCAAACAGAAACTCGCGGTCGGAGAACTGGGCAACGACCCGCTTCGCCTCGCCGATCGCATGATCGACAGCCTGCTGTCACGGTAG
- the flgK gene encoding flagellar hook-associated protein FlgK, with product MSLFGMLSAAARSLDTHRFGLDVVGQNIANVNTQGYTRRVALLADVPPPDRYSAGRGVEVTGLRALRDRFIEQRLRAEVPAEQREAAVAASLSVVEVALGAPGRSIDKNLNDFFDGFARLAEAPTSATARQEVVLQGQTLAAAFRDMAARLEASQRDTDTRVRASVDQINDLATRIARLNASLSGVPPGSGEALHLRDQVNLAVQDLSRLVEVEAIERPDGGWDVSVASGKPLVIGENAYHLSVSTDPATGFAGVLAVDGADITAQVRTGALGGYLHVRDGLVPQYQAALDELAYIVAESVNALHAGGFDVNGDPGGVFFTINVTPVPGFPHRGAAASLAVDAALTAPGGESRVAASATGEVGDNEVARALARLREEPVLGGGTATFNDGWAQLVYRVGRDTSAAFDEQHIRSEVLRQVENLRDAVSGVSLDEEAADMLRFQRAYEANARFFRSVDDTLSVLMRMVGA from the coding sequence ATGTCTCTGTTCGGCATGCTCTCCGCGGCGGCGCGCTCGCTCGACACGCATCGATTCGGCCTCGACGTCGTCGGCCAGAACATCGCCAACGTCAACACCCAGGGGTACACCAGGCGGGTCGCGTTACTGGCCGACGTGCCGCCGCCCGACCGGTACAGTGCCGGTCGCGGCGTCGAGGTGACCGGGTTGCGGGCCCTGCGCGACCGCTTCATCGAACAGCGCCTCAGGGCCGAGGTGCCAGCCGAGCAGCGCGAGGCGGCGGTTGCCGCGTCGCTCAGTGTCGTCGAGGTGGCGCTCGGGGCCCCTGGCCGCTCGATCGACAAGAACCTCAACGACTTCTTCGACGGCTTCGCGCGCCTGGCCGAGGCGCCGACGTCGGCGACGGCTCGCCAGGAGGTCGTGCTCCAGGGGCAGACGCTCGCGGCGGCCTTTCGCGACATGGCGGCCCGCCTCGAGGCCTCGCAGCGCGATACCGACACGCGCGTGCGCGCCTCCGTCGACCAGATCAACGATCTCGCGACGCGCATCGCCCGGCTGAACGCCTCGTTGTCGGGCGTGCCGCCCGGCAGCGGCGAAGCGCTCCACCTGCGCGACCAGGTGAACCTCGCGGTGCAGGACCTGAGCCGTCTCGTCGAGGTCGAGGCCATCGAGCGGCCGGACGGGGGATGGGACGTGTCGGTGGCCAGCGGCAAGCCGCTCGTCATCGGCGAGAACGCCTACCACCTGTCGGTGTCGACCGACCCGGCGACCGGGTTCGCGGGCGTTCTCGCGGTGGACGGTGCAGACATCACGGCGCAGGTCCGTACCGGAGCGCTCGGCGGCTACCTCCACGTGCGTGACGGGCTCGTGCCCCAGTATCAGGCGGCGCTCGACGAGCTGGCCTACATCGTGGCGGAGAGCGTCAACGCCCTGCACGCCGGGGGCTTCGATGTGAACGGTGATCCGGGCGGCGTGTTCTTCACGATCAACGTCACGCCCGTGCCGGGCTTCCCGCACCGCGGGGCGGCCGCGAGCCTGGCGGTGGACGCCGCGCTCACCGCGCCTGGAGGCGAGTCGCGCGTGGCCGCGTCCGCCACTGGGGAAGTCGGCGACAACGAGGTGGCGAGGGCGCTGGCCCGGCTGCGTGAGGAGCCGGTGCTCGGCGGCGGGACGGCGACGTTCAACGACGGCTGGGCGCAGCTCGTGTATCGCGTCGGGCGCGACACGTCAGCCGCCTTCGACGAGCAGCACATCCGCAGTGAAGTGCTGCGTCAGGTCGAGAACCTGCGTGACGCCGTCTCCGGCGTCTCGCTCGACGAGGAAGCGGCCGACATGCTCCGGTTCCAGCGCGCGTACGAAGCCAATGCGCGGTTCTTCCGGTCGGTCGACGACACGTTGTCGGTGCTGATGCGGATGGTCGGCGCCTGA
- the fliW gene encoding flagellar assembly protein FliW yields METSSTAAPDLRVSSPFGEYVVDPRDVVAFPSGVPGFETCRRFVLLSSPSFAPMQLLQSVEGPAASFLVIDPRLVLPQFRAVVGHTDLARLGATETTVLLWLSLVSFDSSGQAYANLRAPIVINPERMLGYQVMPHNSLYPMRHPLASE; encoded by the coding sequence ATGGAGACTTCCTCAACGGCGGCCCCCGATCTGCGCGTGTCGAGCCCCTTTGGCGAGTACGTGGTGGACCCTCGCGACGTGGTCGCATTTCCCTCGGGCGTCCCGGGATTCGAGACCTGCCGCCGGTTCGTCCTGCTGTCGTCGCCTTCGTTCGCGCCGATGCAGCTGCTCCAGTCGGTCGAGGGGCCGGCCGCATCGTTTCTCGTCATCGATCCTCGGCTCGTGCTGCCTCAGTTTCGCGCGGTGGTCGGGCACACCGACCTCGCACGGCTCGGCGCCACCGAGACCACGGTGCTGTTGTGGCTCTCGCTCGTGTCGTTCGACTCGTCTGGGCAGGCCTACGCCAACCTGCGGGCGCCGATCGTGATCAACCCCGAGCGGATGCTCGGTTACCAGGTGATGCCGCACAACAGCTTGTACCCCATGCGACATCCCCTCGCCTCGGAGTGA
- the csrA gene encoding carbon storage regulator CsrA, with product MLVFTRKRNETIMIGDGVEVRVLRIGREGVRLGVSAPPDVPVHRREIYDQIRDENRRAVPSADAAAQLAERLRRAPMAVKGTE from the coding sequence GTGCTGGTGTTCACCCGCAAGCGCAACGAGACCATCATGATCGGCGATGGGGTCGAGGTCCGCGTCCTGCGCATCGGCCGCGAGGGCGTCCGGCTCGGCGTGTCGGCGCCGCCCGACGTCCCAGTGCATCGCCGCGAGATCTACGACCAGATTCGTGACGAGAACCGGCGCGCCGTCCCGTCCGCCGATGCGGCCGCCCAGCTGGCCGAGCGCCTGCGCCGGGCGCCGATGGCGGTCAAGGGCACGGAGTAG
- a CDS encoding GNAT family N-acetyltransferase yields the protein MPEACLAVRHPHDDRLTALVVTTRIAERTAHIAQIVVDPLERARGLGTALVRAAAGAAARAGTTRLSLLVASHNAAARSLYARLGFAEQATFLFADRPRLTRGAGLPQLASGATSPAPTAVADAAQA from the coding sequence ATGCCGGAGGCGTGCCTCGCCGTGCGTCATCCCCACGACGATCGCCTCACCGCCCTGGTCGTGACCACGCGCATCGCCGAGCGGACCGCGCACATCGCGCAGATCGTGGTCGACCCGCTCGAACGGGCTCGAGGACTCGGCACGGCGCTCGTGCGTGCCGCGGCGGGCGCAGCCGCACGGGCCGGCACGACCCGTCTCTCACTGCTCGTCGCCAGCCACAACGCGGCGGCGCGGTCGCTCTACGCCAGACTCGGCTTCGCCGAGCAGGCGACGTTCCTGTTCGCCGACCGTCCTCGTCTGACTCGAGGGGCGGGTCTGCCGCAACTCGCGAGCGGCGCGACCTCGCCCGCGCCGACCGCCGTGGCGGACGCGGCGCAGGCGTGA
- the fliS gene encoding flagellar export chaperone FliS has protein sequence MHASMARAASAYQEVQVTSRSPVELVVMLYDGAISSIAQARAAMVARDLVTKRAAIDKAYAIVTHLQSTLSMDDGGEVAASLDSLYTYVVDQIVQANTSLAPAPLDDCLRVLRPLRDAWASLASQQGADLR, from the coding sequence ATGCACGCATCGATGGCTCGAGCCGCCTCGGCCTACCAGGAAGTCCAGGTCACGTCCCGGTCGCCAGTCGAGCTGGTGGTCATGCTGTACGACGGGGCCATCAGCTCGATCGCCCAGGCCCGCGCGGCGATGGTCGCACGCGACCTCGTGACCAAGCGCGCCGCGATCGACAAAGCCTACGCCATCGTGACCCACTTGCAGAGCACGCTCTCGATGGACGACGGCGGCGAGGTCGCCGCCTCGCTCGACTCGTTGTACACCTACGTCGTCGACCAGATCGTGCAGGCCAACACGTCGCTGGCCCCCGCGCCGCTCGACGACTGCCTGCGCGTCCTCCGACCGCTCCGCGACGCCTGGGCGAGCCTCGCCTCGCAGCAGGGCGCCGACCTCCGATAG